Below is a window of Paraburkholderia azotifigens DNA.
GATCGCGGCCGTCACGCCGCCGACGATGGCATCGCGCCATTCCACCCGGCAGTTCGGCAGAAACACGTAGAGCATCGTGAACGCGAGCACCGTCAGCGGCAGTGCAGCGCCCGCGAGCGCCCATTCGATCAGCGGCGTGATGCGCTGTGCAGCCGTATAAGTCATCGACTGCGTGAACAGGTACGAAGAGATCGACAGGCTCACGCCGATCAGGATAGGACCGAGCGTCAGCACCGCCCAGTAGACCAGCACGCGCTGCGCGAACGGCCGCGCCTTGCGCACGCGCCAGATCACGTTGAACGCCGACTCGACCGTCATCATCGTCATCACCGACGTGACGAACAGGATGATCATGCCGAGCGTGGTCAGCCCCTTCGCCTTCGATGCGAACTGGTTCAGATATCTGAAGATCTGGCTGCTGACCTGGTCGGGCATCAGGTGCTCGGCCAGAAACGTCTGCAGAGACACCTGGAACTGCGCGAAGATCGGAAATGCAGTGAAGAGCGCGAATGCGACAGTCGCAAGCGGCACCAGCGACAGCATCGTCGTGAACGTGAGACTGCCCGCCACCTGTGGAATGCGATCCTCGCTGCTGCGCTTCGCGGCGAACGCCGCCAGACGCTTGAGCGTGTCGAGATCGAAACGCAACCTGGACAACAAACCGACCTCCTCCACTT
It encodes the following:
- a CDS encoding YihY family inner membrane protein, with amino-acid sequence MLSRLRFDLDTLKRLAAFAAKRSSEDRIPQVAGSLTFTTMLSLVPLATVAFALFTAFPIFAQFQVSLQTFLAEHLMPDQVSSQIFRYLNQFASKAKGLTTLGMIILFVTSVMTMMTVESAFNVIWRVRKARPFAQRVLVYWAVLTLGPILIGVSLSISSYLFTQSMTYTAAQRITPLIEWALAGAALPLTVLAFTMLYVFLPNCRVEWRDAIVGGVTAAIAFELAKRGFGFYIRRIPTYTAVYGAFAVVPLFLLWMYLSWFITLAGAMIASALPAIRTGQFHRPDFPGSDLLDSLELLARLVEAREAGTHGYTVPELARALRRDMETTVRLLQQLEAIDWIVQLDENGHRPRFLLVANPNQITVERLFDLFVIDRAELAYQLNLDSTRVDSATLLAALDNTGLNVSLATLLTARALTRGAAQQNPPVGGAAALPRQTA